From one Pseudomonas fluorescens genomic stretch:
- a CDS encoding CbtB domain-containing protein, which translates to MRTSTAINEAVTPSSLSQRLLVAVGASLLGLCLVYFAGFSHIEAVHNAAHDTRHSAAFPCH; encoded by the coding sequence ATGCGTACCAGTACCGCCATTAACGAAGCCGTTACCCCTTCAAGCCTTAGCCAGCGCCTGCTGGTTGCTGTCGGTGCCTCGCTGCTGGGCCTGTGCCTGGTGTACTTCGCCGGTTTCTCGCACATCGAAGCGGTGCACAACGCTGCCCACGATACCCGCCACAGCGCCGCCTTTCCTTGCCACTGA
- the cobW gene encoding cobalamin biosynthesis protein CobW: MKTLAKLPVTIVTGFLGSGKTTLLRHMLDNAQGRRIAVIVNEFGELGIDGEILKQCSIGCTEEEANGRVYELANGCLCCTVQEEFFPVMRELVARRGDLDHILIETSGLALPKPLVQAFQWPEIRNACTVDAVITVVDSPAVAAGTFAAYPDQVDAQRKLDPNLDHESPLHELFADQLASADLVVLNKADLIAAEDLAKVRAEVEEELPAAVKVIEASSGRLPLEVLLGLGAESEAHIDGRRTHHDSHHDGDDHDDHDHDAFDSISIELPQADESLLLDALTQLVVQHGILRVKGFAAIPGKPMRLLIQGVGSRFDKHFDRAWRSEEPRTTRLVLIGQELDAAQLEASLRAALGA; encoded by the coding sequence ATGAAAACACTGGCCAAACTCCCCGTCACCATCGTTACCGGCTTCCTCGGCTCGGGCAAGACCACGCTGCTGCGGCATATGCTCGACAACGCCCAGGGGCGACGCATCGCGGTGATCGTCAACGAGTTTGGCGAGCTGGGCATCGACGGCGAAATCCTCAAGCAGTGCAGCATCGGTTGCACTGAAGAAGAGGCCAACGGCCGCGTCTATGAGCTGGCCAACGGCTGCCTGTGCTGCACCGTGCAGGAAGAGTTCTTCCCGGTGATGCGCGAACTGGTGGCCCGGCGCGGCGACCTGGACCATATCCTCATCGAAACCAGTGGCCTGGCCCTGCCCAAGCCCTTGGTGCAAGCCTTCCAGTGGCCAGAAATCCGCAACGCCTGCACCGTTGATGCGGTAATCACCGTGGTCGACAGCCCGGCTGTCGCCGCCGGCACCTTTGCCGCCTACCCGGACCAGGTCGATGCCCAGCGCAAGCTTGACCCCAACCTGGACCACGAATCGCCGCTGCACGAGCTGTTCGCCGATCAGTTGGCCAGCGCCGACCTGGTGGTACTGAACAAGGCCGACCTGATCGCTGCCGAGGACCTGGCCAAGGTGCGCGCCGAAGTTGAAGAAGAGCTGCCAGCGGCGGTCAAGGTGATCGAAGCCAGCAGCGGCCGCCTGCCACTGGAAGTGCTGCTGGGCCTGGGCGCCGAGTCCGAGGCGCACATCGATGGCCGCCGTACCCACCATGATTCGCACCACGACGGTGACGATCACGACGACCATGACCACGACGCCTTCGACTCGATCTCCATCGAACTGCCGCAAGCCGACGAAAGCCTGTTGCTCGATGCGTTGACCCAACTGGTGGTGCAGCACGGCATCCTGCGGGTCAAAGGCTTCGCGGCGATCCCGGGCAAGCCGATGCGCTTGCTGATCCAGGGCGTGGGTAGCCGTTTCGACAAGCACTTCGACCGCGCCTGGCGCAGCGAAGAACCGCGCACCACGCGCTTGGTGCTGATCGGCCAGGAACTGGACGCGGCACAACTGGAGGCGAGCCTGCGCGCCGCCCTGGGCGCTTGA